Below is a genomic region from Gemmatimonadota bacterium.
CTCAACCCAGCGGCGGCATGCGATCACGCACACAAAGTCCTTGCGGCCATCTGGGCGAAACGACTTTCTGTCCCACGCGGTCACGAAATACAAGCGCTTGGGCAGTGCGGGCGGGGTGCCGTACGGCCGGCCCCGCAGAAAGAGGTCGAGTGCGCGGTCGCGGGTGCGGCGATCAGAGATGGTTGACATGGTGGTGGGCTCCAGACACCAGGGGTTTGTCGGGCATCTGCCCGACCCCATCACCATACTTCAACGGGGGGGGGCCTAGAATCCCCCATTGAGCTGCCTCTGATCACCGCTTCAAGCCGGTCATCGGGCTGTCGATCTCGGACAGGTCCAGATGCCCTCCCCAGATTGTCTAGGGTGCGCCGATGATGGTCCCTCAAGCGGTGGCACTGCCGGCCTCCCGTCCTAAGAGTTCGGCGAGGCGGCGGGGGCCAGATGCAGGTCTCCGGTGGTGGCGACCAGCGCTGCGGCAGCGGCGTTGCTGATACCCCAGGATGCCTAGCGAGGCAGGCCCGTGAAAGTGGCAAAAGACGAAAGTGGGGCATGCCTCGAATTTCGGGGACTCTGAAACATCGGTGGGGGCAAACGAAACGCCCCCCCCCCCGGGAAGGGTGAGGCGCTCGGACATCGGATGATGGGCGACGCGGGGTTAGGCGTCCATGGTGGCTGCGGGCCATTCTGCCCAAACGCACGTCGCGCGGTACATGCCGTGGTTCGTTCGGCCGATGAGCGCGGTTCGATTGGCACGCTTCTGCGCGTCCCCATATCGAATGTTCGTGTTGACGATCAGGACCGCCTCGGGATGGTCTGCGAGCACGGCCGAAAGGCGCTGAATTCGGCCTGCCTGCGCCTTGCCACTGTATCCCACGTCGGCGAGCATTTCAGTGGCGGTGTCGATGAGGGCGGCGTTGGGTGCGATGGTGGCGGACATAATGCGGCTCCAGGATCAGGGTTGGTGATGCGTCGGCGATGACCGACATGAGCACCATGCCCGAGCGCCTGGTACCTCGCCAACCCCCCTGCAGGGCACGGGCGGAATGGAGGGGCGTTCACGCGAGCCGGTCCCATTGCGGATGCCTCTACGTCTGCCAGCACGGACCTTCGCAGGCGCAAGGCCCCCCAAAGCTTGGTGCGGCACGATACCGACTGCCGATCGGTGTGGCGCGGTATCGGGGCTGACGGATCACACCGCCCATCCCGCTGGCGGCGGTGCTCCGCATGCGTGTGGCGCGGTGGTGCAACTAGGAGGGAAGATCGAGTGGCGCAGCGCCGTCGGGGCGCGTCCTCGTCACCCCGTTCCCCAGCTTCGCACCATTCGGGGGCGTGGTCGGAAGTCGTAGGATGACTCCGAGGCGAACCTCTAACCCCCGGCGCAGAGCTCGGCGAGTGCGTCGGGCCCAGCCGACCATGCCAGCAGGCTCCGATCCCCCGGGCCACGGGGGCTCGAAGGCAAGTTGAGCTTGGCAATGCGCGCGCGCTGTTCGGCGTCGAGCTCCACGTATCCGCCATCCTCCAACCCCATAGGTCCCCCTCTCGTAATCATCCCACTTCATCGGCGGGGCCGGCTCGACGCCCGGGACGTGTTCGGGTGAAATAGTTATGCGCCCGTGATCACGGATGCCCATCGCCATGGCAGAGATCAGCGCGTTCTCGATCGTGCGCGCCACCAGGCTCAGGCCCAATCGCACGCCACCTTTCGGGTCCGTCAACGCCGCGCGCTGGAGCGTGCGTAAGGCCATCGCGCTCCACTGCACATCATACCCACACATGCCCGAGGTGATCGCCGCATCCGTGTTGGCGCGACTCACGACGATCGATCCGATTTCCACCGGCGACAGCGGTGGCAAATAGATGGGCGTCCACAGCGAGGCCACCGATGCGTGCATGCCGGCTTCGCGGAGCGCATCCGGGCTAATGTCGCAGCCGAGGCCGATTCTCAAGCGAGGCAGGGTACATGTTGCCACGATGGGGGCACCTGACCTGGCGTCAGCAGTCCGTCGGCAAGCGCGGCGATATCGGCCGCCTGGTGCTCCAGCCTATCCAAACTATTCCCGCTCACGCGCGGGGACATGCACACCGCGCTATCCAGCCCATCGATCGCGACGACGCAGCGCCCGCTTCCCGGTGGCACGACGGTGCGCAGATTCAGGCCCTCCCACCCAGAGGGGGACAGCGTGGTGCCGGCGATGGAAATGACCTCGCGTTGAAAGGCCTGGCTAACCGCTCGGAGCATGATGCTTTTCCCTTGGCCCGGCCCCCCGACCAGGAGGATCCGCGGGATGCGCCCCATGGCTCGGAATCGCGCGACGGCCATGGCGGCGATCGCGACTTGGTGATCTCTCCCCTCCACGCCGACGGAGCGAATCGTCTCAAGGCAGCGCGCCAAATCACGGCGAGCCCCTCGGGTTCGGGAAAAGCGAATGACCCGTCGTCATCCGGCGGGTCATCCTGGTCTTGGGCCTTCGATCGTCTCGTCATGCGCCCAGCATACCCGCGCTCAGAGGGGGAATGGGCCGTCCCCGGGAGGGGGGTGCCGCCAAGGCCCCGGAGGCCTCGAACGCGTGCGGTATGGTGGCGCCATGATCGACTTTGCCAGCGCCTCCGAGCCCATCCATCGTGGCTTCATGACCACGCCCCCCGCCCCCGCGGCCGCCCTCGACCGGGAGTTCATGTCCCTGCGTGAGTTCGCCAAGCAGTCGGGGCTTCAGCTCAAGCCGCTCGTGGTCGAGGCCGCGGCAGGCCTGCATCCCTACGCCAGGAAGCTCCGCGCCGGCGGGAAGGCGAGCTGCGCGGCGTCCTGGGTGGTGCACCTGCCCACCCTCCGGGCCGGGTTCGAGGCGCCGCTGGCAGACGAGGGGGACGAGGTTGCCGCGGTCCCCCGGCGCCGGGTAGCTTCCGCGCGGCAGCCCCGTCCTGTAACCAGCCGAGCCTCGGCGCGGTTTGAGGCGGAGGCGGAAATCGACTGGGGGGCCGTGCGTGCCGCGACAAAAGCGAGCCTCCAGCGAGGTGCTGCTCAAAGGGGTTGACCGGTACCTCATTCCGGACCGCCGCTCCGCCGTCGTGTGGCGGCACGGCGCCTGGTGGCTCGACCACCGCCAGCTCAAGCTCGCCGCGATCAATCAATCCAAGCTCACCCGCCTGCACACGGTCACCCCCCTCCGCACGAACGCGGCACTCAGTGCGGCCTTCGAGGCCGGTGACGATCTCCTGTCAGAGCTCTCCCGGGAGCTCCGGGCCCACCAAGAGGGGGCCTCCGGGGCGGGCGACCGACTCAGCCTGGTCGACGGATATCACGAATGGGTGGATGCCCGCCACCTCGCCGACACCGAGCGCGCCGAGGGGGCAACGGCGCGCCAGCAACGCAACATTGCGCGCGCGTCCGTCACCCTGATCAAGCACGCCGGCGAGGCGCTGGTGTATCTGCGGAAGCAGGGTCGGGTGACGGCCCGCGTCGTCTCGTCGCAGGACACGCTCGCGTACGCGAAGGTGCTGGCCAAGAAGTACAAGTCCGAGAACTCGCAACGCTCCCGATGGAAGGCGCTGCAGGCGTGGTTCTCGTGGATGATTGCGGAGAAGGGGGTGCAGACCGTCGGCAACATCTTCCCGCGCGGGAAGGGCCCCAAGGTGACGCCGCGGGTGCGGAAAGACAAAGACACGTTCCCCGTGCTGCGGGACGTCGCGGCAACACTCGACGCGCTCACCTACCTGGCCCAGCTGGACCGGCGCTATCTCCCCGCCTACATCCGGATGCACCTCATCGCCTACACTGGGTGCCGGCTCGCCGAGACTGCGCACATGCGGTGGGACGGTCTAAGGCTGGGGGGCGAGGTGCCCAGCATCACAATCATCGAGACGAAACGGAAGGGCCACGCCACCCGCGTCGTGCCGCTGTGGCCGCGCCTCGAGGCCGCCCTGGGATACTACGCCCGCCGCCTTACGCTGGAGGGCGCGGAGGTGCCCACACACGGGCTGATCCTTCGTCCACGGGTCCAGGACATCTCGGACCCAGCAGCGCGCGCGGCTATGCTTGAGCGGGCGAGGGAGCGGAAGTGGCTGACGACGGCTGACCGCATTGCTGCGCTCGAGCGCGGCCACATCAAGGCGGCCGGCTCCTACGCCCCGTACCGTGCCCTGAAGCGCGCGGCCCGGAATGGCGGGTTCGTGGTGGCGGGACCCCAACACATGCGCGCGATCGCCACGACGATGCTCGAAAAGGTCTTGCAGCCGGGCACACAGCAACCGTATCCAGCGGAGACCGTGGGCCAGCTCCTGGGGCACAGCCTCAGGGTCAGGGGCGCCCACTACCTCCGTAACGACATCGATCCGATGAAGCCCCGGACGACGCTCGATTATCATGGATGGGCCGATGTGCCGTATTGGGAGCCAGGCGCCCTGACGAAGGAGCGGTTTCGGGAGAGCTACCACGCCGAGCCGCCGGAAGTCGAGTCGCCCAAAGGCAAGAAGAAGCCTAGGAAGAAGAAGGCGGCCAAGAAGGCCGCCAAATAGCCCTCGTAGCTCAGCTGGATTAGAGCATGAGCCTTCTAAGCTCAGGGTCGCAGGTTCGAGTCCTGCCGGGGGCATTTGTAGCCACGATCTGTAACCAGTGCATTGTCGCCCCCGCAAAGCCAGCAGTGGCGCGGGTTCTGATGGGGGGATAAGGTGAGCCCGCCAGCCTTCTAAGCTGCCGGTCGCAGGTTCGACTCCTGCCGGGCGCACTCTTAGCCAAGCCAGAGCATGACCGACGAT
It encodes:
- a CDS encoding AAA family ATPase; the protein is MGRIPRILLVGGPGQGKSIMLRAVSQAFQREVISIAGTTLSPSGWEGLNLRTVVPPGSGRCVVAIDGLDSAVCMSPRVSGNSLDRLEHQAADIAALADGLLTPGQVPPSWQHVPCLA
- a CDS encoding site-specific integrase, whose product is MPRQKRASSEVLLKGVDRYLIPDRRSAVVWRHGAWWLDHRQLKLAAINQSKLTRLHTVTPLRTNAALSAAFEAGDDLLSELSRELRAHQEGASGAGDRLSLVDGYHEWVDARHLADTERAEGATARQQRNIARASVTLIKHAGEALVYLRKQGRVTARVVSSQDTLAYAKVLAKKYKSENSQRSRWKALQAWFSWMIAEKGVQTVGNIFPRGKGPKVTPRVRKDKDTFPVLRDVAATLDALTYLAQLDRRYLPAYIRMHLIAYTGCRLAETAHMRWDGLRLGGEVPSITIIETKRKGHATRVVPLWPRLEAALGYYARRLTLEGAEVPTHGLILRPRVQDISDPAARAAMLERARERKWLTTADRIAALERGHIKAAGSYAPYRALKRAARNGGFVVAGPQHMRAIATTMLEKVLQPGTQQPYPAETVGQLLGHSLRVRGAHYLRNDIDPMKPRTTLDYHGWADVPYWEPGALTKERFRESYHAEPPEVESPKGKKKPRKKKAAKKAAK